GGCGGCGCACGGCGCCGCGCTGTACGAAGCGGGTTTTCGCGTCGTCGAGGTGCCGCTCAATTCGCCCGATCCGTTCGACAGCATCGCCGCGTTGCACGCCGCGCTGCCCGCCGATGCGATCGTCGGCGCGGGCACCGTGCTGCGCGCGGAATACGTCGACGAAGTCGTGCGCGCCGGCGGCGAGCTGATCGTGATGCCGCATGCGGACGGCGACGTCGTGCGCCGTGCGAAGACGCTCGGCATCGGATGCGCGCCCGGCGTCGCAACGCCGACCGAGGCGTTCGCCGCGCTCGCGAACGGCGCGGACGTGCTGAAGATGTTTCCCGCCGAGCAGCTCGGCACGCAGGCGGTGAAGGCGTGGCGTGCGGTGATCGACGCGCGCGTGCCGCTCGTGCCGGTCGGCGGGATCACGCCCGAGAACATGGGGCCGTATCTCGCGGCGGGTGCGAACGGCTTCGGCCTCGGCTCGGCGCTGTACGCGCCCGGGCAGACGCCCGCCGTCACGGCCGCGCGCGCGCAGGCGTTCGTCAACGGATGGCGGATCGCCCGAAAGGGAGCGGCGCGGTGAACCGGCTCGCGGGCAAGGTCGCCCTCGTGACGGGCGCGGGACGCGGCATCGGCGCGGCGATCGCGCGTGCGTTCGCGCGCGAAGGCGCGGCCGTCGCGATTGCGGAGCTCGACGCGGCGCTCGCCGACGAAACCGTCGACGCGATCGCGCGCGACGTGGCCGATGCGCGCGTGCTCGCGGTGCCAGCGGACGTCGCGCAAGCCGAGTCGGTCGCGGCGGCGCTCGCGTGCACGGAGCGCGCGTTCGGCCCGCTCGACGTGCTCGTCAACAACGCAGGCGTCAACGTGTTCGGCGATCCGCTCGCGCTTGCCGAAGAAGACTGGCGGCGCTGCTTCGCGATCGATCTCGACGGCGTCTGGCACGGCTGCCGCGCGGCGCTGCCGGGCATGGTCGAGCGCGGTCGGGGCAGCATCGTGAACATCGCGTCGACGCACGCGTTCAAGATCATCCCGGGCTGCTTTCCGTACCCGGTCGCGAAGCACGGCGTGCTGGGCCTCACGCGCGCGCTCGGCGTCGAATATGCGCCGCGCAACGTGCGCGTGAACGCGATCGCGCCCGGCTACATCGAGACGCAATCGACACATGACTGGTGGAACGCGCAGCCCGACCCCGAGGCCGCGCGCCGCGAAACGCTCGCACTGCAGCCGATGAAGCGGATCGGGCGTGCGGACGAAGTCGCGATGACCGCGGTGTTTCTCGCATCGGACGAGGCGCCGTTCATCAACGCGAGCTGCATCACGATCGACGGCGGCCGATCGGTGCTGTACCACGACTGATTCACTCGCGCGGTGCGCCCGCGAGGGGCGCATACGCGCGAAGGCGGCGCGCGACGGTCGCACGCGCCGCGTCGAGACGACGAAGCGGCCGACGGCTCCGGCGACGGAGACAACAAGGAGACAAGCAACATGAAACGCAGAACGTTCATCACGCTGGCGGCAGCGGCAGCGGCAGCGGCGGCGGTCGCGGCGGCGGGCCTGTCCGCGCACGCGGCCGAGCCCGTGAAGATCGGCTTCCTCGTCAAGCAGCCCGAGGAGCCGTGGTTCCAGGACGAATGGAAATTCGCCGAGATCGCCGCGAAGGACAAGGGCTTCACGCTCGTGAAGATCGGCGCGCCGTCCGGCGAGAAGGTGATGAGCGCGATCGACAATCTCGCCGCGCAGAAGGCGCAGGGCTTCATCATCTGCACGCCGGACGTGAAGCTCGGGCCGGGCATCGTCGCGAAGGCGAAGTCGCACGGCCTGAAGATGATGACGGTCGACGACCGGCTCGTCGACGGCGCGGGCAAGCCGATCGAATCGGTCCCGCACATGGGCATTTCCGCGTACGACATCGGCAAGCAGGTCGGCGGCGGGATCGCGGCCGAGATCAAGAAGCGCGGCTGGAACATGAACGAAGTCGGCGCGATCGACATCACGTACGAGCAGTTGCCGACCGCGCACGACCGCACGGCGGGCGCGACCGACGCGCTCGTCGCCGCGGGCTTTCCGAAGGCGAACGTGATCGCCGCGCCGCAGGCGAAGACCGATACCGAAAACGCGTTCAACGCGGCGAACATCGCGCTCACGAAGAATCCGAAGTTCAAGCATTGGGTCGCCTACGGCCTGAACGACGAGGCGGTGCTCGGCGCTGTGCGCGCGGCCGAAGGGCGCGGCTTCAAGGCGGCGGACATGATCGGCATCGGCATCGGCGGGTCGGACTCGGCGCTCAGCGAGTTCAAGAAGCCGCAGCCGACGGGCTTCTTCGGCACCGTGATCATCAGCCCGAAGCGACACGGCGAAGAGACGTCGGAGCTGATGTATGCGTGGATCACGCGAGGCAAGGCGCCGCCGCCGCTCACGCTCACGACGGGCATGCTCGCGACGCGCGAGAACGTCGCGCAGGTGCGCGAGACGATGGGGCTCGCGGCGAAGTAGGGGAAGCTCGCCCGCGCGCGTCGCGCGATGCGCGGTGCGCGCGGGCGACGCGGCGGGCAGGCGATAGGGCAATAAGGCAACCAGCACGGCAGGAAACGGAGGCGACGTGGCTGCGGCACTGCGTTTTGACAATATCGGCAAGGTCTTTCCCGGCGTGCGCGCGCTCGACGGCATTTCGTTCGACGTGCAGGCGGGGCAGGTGCACGGCCTGATGGGCGAGAACGGCGCGGGCAAGTCGACGCTGCTCAAGATTCTCGGCGGCGAATATCAGCCCGATTCGGGCGGCGTGCTCGTCGACGGGCAGGCGATGCGCTTTCCGAGCGCGGCCGCGTCGATCGCGGCGGGCGTCGCGGTGATCCATCAGGAACTGCAGTACGTGCCCGATCTGACGGTGGCCGAGAACCTGCTGCTCGGCCGGCTGCCGAGCGCGCTCGGCTGGGTCAGGAAGCACACGGCGCAACGCTTCGTGCGCGAGCGGCTTGCCGCGATGGGCGTCGATCTCGACCCGCAGGCGAAGCTGCGGCGGCTGTCGATCGCGCAGCGGCAGATGGTGGAGATCTGCAAGGCGCTCATGCGAAACGCGCGCGTGATCGCGCTCGACGAGCCGACGAGCTCGCTGTCGCACCGCGAGACCGAGGTGCTGTTCAAGCTCGTCGACGATCTGCGTCGAGACGGGCGCGCGCTCATCTACATCTCGCACCGGATGGACGAGATCTACCGGCTCTGCGACGCATGCACGATCTTTCGCGACGGCAGGCAGGTCGCGTCGCACGCGTCGCTCGCGCAGGTGCCGCGCGAGACGCTCGTGCGGCAGATGGTCGGCCGCGAGATCAGCGACATCTATCACTACGAGCCGCGCGCGCTCGGCGACGTGCGCCTGTCGGCGCGCGCGCTCGAAGGCGACGCGCTGCGCTCGGGCGCGAGCTTCGACGTGCGGGCGGGCGAGATCGTCGGCTTCTTCGGGCTCGTCGGCGCGGGGCGCAGCGAACTGATGCGCGTGATCTACGGCGCGGACCGCAGAACGGGCGGCGCGCTCACGCTCGACGGCAAGCCGCTCGACATCCGCTCGACGCGCGACGCGATTCGCCACGGGATCGTGCTGTGTCCCGAGGATCGCAAGGAAGAGGGGATCGTCGCGCACGCGTCGGTCGCCGAGAACATCAACATCAGCTGTCGCCGCCATGCGCTGCGCGCGGGGCTATTTCTCGACCTCAAGCGCGAGGCCGAGACGGCCGAGCGCTTCATCAAGCTGCTGAAGATCAAGACGCCCAACCGCCGGCAGAAGATCCGTTTCCTGTCGGGCGGCAATCAGCAGAAGGCGATTCTCGCGCGCTGGCTCGCCGAGCCGGATCTGAAGGTCGTGATCCTCGACGAGCCGACGCGCGGCATCGACGTCGGCGCGAAGCACGAGATCTACGGCGTGATCTACGAGCTCGCGAAGCGCGGCTGCGCGATCGTGATGGTGTCGTCCGAGCTGCCGGAGGTGCTCGGCGTATCGGATCGCATCGTCGTGATGCGTGAAGGTCGGATCGCGGGCGAGCTCGCGCGCGGCGAAGCGAACGAAGAGGCGGTGCTCAATCTCGCGCTGCCGCAGGGGGCGATCGCGCACGCGGCGTGACGAGCGCGCGATCGGCGCGACGCGCCGCACGATGACGTTTCGCGAAGCGCGGAACGACGAATTCGACGATTGGAGACGAGGGCGGCCACGCCGCCCGGCAGAGGAGCAAACGACATGCAAGCGAGAGAGAATCTTCCACAAGCCGCGGCGCATGCGGCGGTCGCGCCGGCCGAGGGCCGGCAGCGCTGGCGGCAGCACGTCGCCGACTACAGTCTCGTCGCGATCTTCGCGGCGATGTTCGTCGCGATGTCGCTGACGGTCGATCATTTCTTCTCGATCGACAACATGCTCGGGCTCGCGCTGTCGATCTCGCAGATCGGGATGGTCGCGTGCACGATGATGTTCTGCCTCGCGTCGCGCGATTTCGACCTGTCGATCGGCTCGACGGTCGCGTTCGCCGGCGTGCTGTGCGCGATGGTGCTCAACGCGACCGACAACACGTTCGTCGCGATCGCCGCGGCGGTCGCGGCGGGCGCGGTCATCGGCTTCGTCAACGGCGCGGTGATCGCGTATCTGCGGATCAACGCGCTGATCACGACGCTCGCGATGATGGAGATCGTGCGCGGGCTCGGCTTCATCGTGTCGAAGGGGCAGGCGGTCGGCGTATCGTCGGAGACGTTCATCGCGCTCGGCGGGCTCACGCTCTTTGGCGTGTCGCTGCCGATCTGGGTGACGCTCGCGTGCTTCGTCGTGTTCGGCGTGCTGCTCAACCAGACCGTGTACGGCCGCAACACGCTCGCGATCGGCGGCAATCCGGAAGCGTCGCGGCTCGCCGGGATCAATGTCGAGCGCACGCGCGTCTACATCTTCCTGATCCAGGGCGCGGTGACCGCGCTCGCGGGCGTGATCCTCGCGTCGCGGATCACGTCGGGCCAGCCGAACGCCGCACAGGGCTTCGAGCTGAACGTGATCTCGGCGTGCGTGCTGGGTGGCGTGTCGCTCGCGGGCGGGCGGGCGTCGATCTCGGGCGTCGTGATCGGCGTGCTGATCATGGGCACCGTCGAGAACGTGATGAACCTGCTCAACATCGATGCGTTCTATCAATATCTGGTGCGCGGCGCGATCCTGCTCGCCGCCGTGCTGCTCGACCAGTTGAAGAATCGCGGCGCGCGCGATTGAGTGCATCGTCCATTTCCGGGAACGAACAGATGAGCGACATTGCCTCGCATCGCGAATCGAACGGCGCGCGCAGCGCGCAAGACGAGCGTTACGCACGCTACCCGAGCCTCGCCGGGCGCGCGGTGCTGATCACGGGCGGCGCGACGGGCATCGGCGCGTCGTTCGTCGAACACTTCGCGCGGCAGGGCGCGCGCGTCGCGTTCGTCGATCTCGACGAACAAGCCGCGCGCGCGCTCGCCGCGCGGCTTGCCGACGCCGCGCACGAACCGGTGTTCGTCGCGTGCGACCTGACCGACATCGCCGCGCTGCGCGGCGCGATCGAAGCGATCCGCGCGCGCATCGGCCCGATCGCGGCGCTCGTGAACAACGCGGCGAACGACGTGCGCCACGCGATCGCCGACGTGACGCCCGATTCGTTCGACGCGTGCATCGCGGTGAACCTGCGCCATCAGTTCTTCGCCGCGCAGGCGGTGATCGACGACATGAAGCGGCTGGGCGGCGGCTCGATCGTCAATCTCGGCTCGATCAGCTGGATGCTGAAGAACGCCGGCTATCCGGTCTACGCGAGCGCGAAGGCGGCGGTGCAGGGGCTCACGCGCGCGCTCGCGCGCGAGCTCGGGCCGTTCGGCATTCGCGTGAATACGCTCGTGCCCGGCTGGGTGATGACCGACAAGCAGCGTCGCTTGTGGCTCGACGACGCGGGCCGCGCGGCGATCAAGGCGGGGCAGTGCATCGACGCGGAGCTGCTTCCGGGCGACCTCGCGCGGATGGCGCTCTTTCTCGCGGCGGACGACAGCCGGATGATCACCGCGCAGGACGTTGTCGTCGACGGCGGCTGGGCATAGCATTCGTTCGGATGACGAAGCGTGACGAAAGCAGGAGGACCGAATCATGACGGCGACGCAATCTCGACCCACGGCCACCGACGCGGCGCAAACCTTGCAGACGCGCACCGCGCGGCGCGCGGCCGCCGCGCATCTGGTGAGCCCGGGGCCGCAGACGTCGCGGATCGCGCGCGGCGCGGGCGTCACCGAAACGGCGATCGCGACGCTCTCGAACGACATGCTGCGGCTCGATGTCGCGCCGCATCTGGGCGGCGGCGTCACGCGTTTCGACTGGCGCGGCGACGGCGCGCTCACGCCGATCTTCCGCCGCTGCGACGCGCCCGGCGCACGCACCGATCCGAACGATCTCGCGTGCTATTCGCTGCTGCCGTATTCGAACCGCATCGGCGGCGGACGCTTCGAGTGCGACGGCCGGCTCGTGCGCGTGCCACGCAATCGCTCGACCGAGCCGCTGCCGATTCACGGCGACGGCTGGCTCGCGCGCTGGCAGCTCGACGATGCGACCGATACGCAGCTATGTCTGTCGCTCGACCGCAGCGGCGGCGCGCCGTATGCATATCGCGCGACGCAGGTCTATGCGCTCGACGGCGCGACGCTCACGATCGCGCTCGGCATCGAGAATACGGGCGCGATGCGCTTGCCGTTCGGGCTCGGCGTGCATCCGTTCATCGTGCGCGACGCGTCGACCGAGCTCGCGGCCGCCGCGAGCGGGGTGTGGCTGTCGACGCCCGACTGGTTGCCGTCGCGCCATGTCGGCACGCCGGCCGCGTGGCGCTTCGGCATCGCGTATCCGTTGCCGGGCACGCTCGTCAATCACGCGTTCACCGGCTGGGGCGGCGGCGCGACGATCGCGTGGCCGCAACGCCGGCTCGGGCTCACGATCGCGGCCGACGCCGATTGCTACGTGCTGTATACGCCGCCCGGCGAGCCGTTCTTCTGCTTCGAGCCGGTCGATCATCCGATCGACGCGGTGAACCTGCCGGGCGGCGGCGCCGCGCACGGGATGACGCTGCTCGCGCCCGGCGAACGCCTGATGCGGCGCTTTCGCTTCACCGTCGCGCGCACCGACGCGCGCGCGGCGCCCGTCGCCCGCGAATCGAAGCGGCGCGCGATCGCATAGCGCGGGCGCTCGCGCGCCCGCAGTCGCGATTGCCCGCCGCGACGCGGGTAAAATACGCGCCTTCCCAACCGCCAAGCCGCGAGTGAGCGCCATGTCTTCCACGCCTACCTTCATCGAATCGCTGCGCGCCGCCTGGCAGCGCACGAATTCGCTGCTGTGCGTCGGTCTCGATCCCGAGCCGGCCAAGTTTCCCGCGCACCTCGAAAACCAGCCCGATGCGATCTTCGATTTCTGCCGCGAGATCGTCGACGCGACCGCACCGTTCGCGAGCGCGTTCAAGCCGCAGATCGCGTACTTCGCCGCCCATCGCGCGGAGGATCAGCTGGAGCGGCTGATCGCGCACATCCATCTGCAGCATCCCGGCCTGCCCGTGATCCTCGACGCGAAGCGCGGCGACATCGGCAGCACCGCAGAGCAATACGCGCGCGAGGCGTTCGAGCGCTATCGCGCGGACGCGGTCACGGTCAACCCGTACATGGGCTTCGATTCGATCGAGCCGTACCTCGCCTATGAGGACAAGGGCGTGATCGTGCTGTGCCGCACCTCGAATCCGGGCGGCTCGGACCTGCAGTTCCTCGAGACGGGCGGCCGGCCGCTCTATCAGATCGTCGCCGATCTCGCGGCGAACAAGTGGAATGCGAAGACGGGGCAGCTCGCGCTCGTCGTCGGCGCGACGTTCCCGAAAGAGATCGAGCTCGTGCGCGGGATCGTCGGCGACATGCCGCTCCTGATTCCCGGCATCGGCGCGCAGGGCGGCGACGTCGCCGCGACCGTCGCCGCGGGCCGCACGGCCGACGGCACGGGCATGATGATCAACTCGTCGCGCGCGATCCTGTACGCGAGCCGCGACGAAGACTTCGCCGCAGCGGCCGCGCGCGCCGCCGAGCAGACCCGCGACGCGATCAACGCGCATCGCTGAGCGGCCGCGCCCGCCGGCGCCCGCCGCGCGATGCCGGGCGTCGTGCGCCGCCGTTCATTCGACGCGGCGGCGCGCGTCGCGCGCATCCCGCGGATCGCGTTTCATCGCGCCTCACCGGCCCGATTCGACGGCGCCGGCGGCGCGCTTTAGCGTTCCTGCTCGTCGATCAGCTTGATGAGGCCGCGCAGCGCGTGCGCGGCCGCCTGCACGCGGATCTGCTCGCGATCGCCCTTGAACACGAGCGTCTCGACCGCCGTGTGCAGCCGGTTGCTCCAGCCGAACGCCACGGTGCCGACGGGCTTGTGCTCGGAGCCGCCGCCCGGCCCGGCGATGCCGGTGACGGCGAGCGCGACCTGCGCGCGGCTGTTGCGCAGCGCGCCCTCGACCATCGCGCGCGCGACGGGCTCGCTGACCGCGCCGTGCTTGTCGATCAGGTCGGCGGGCACGCCGATCATCTCGATCTTCGCGGCGTTCGAATAGGTGACGAAGCCGCGCTCGAACCAGCCGCTGCTGCCGGAGATGTCGGTGATCGCGGTCGCGATCATGCCGCCCGTGCAGGATTCGGCGGTGGCGAGCGTCAGGTGCTCGTCGCGCAGCTTGTTGCCGACGCGGATGGCGAGCTGGTGGACGACGGAATCGGTTGGCATGCGGGAAGTTCCGGTGCGAGCGGGGACGAACGGGCGCGCGGCGTCATCGCACGCCGAACGAGCGCCACAGCGCGATCACGAAGAGCGTCATCAGCGCGGCGATCAGATCGTCGAACATGATGCCGAAGCCGCCTTTCAAATTCCGGTCGAAATAGCGGATGGGCGGCGGCTTCACCATGTCGAAGAAGCGGAACACGACGAACGCCCATAGCTGCTCGACGAACGTCGCCGGCGTGACGAGCAGCATCACGAGCCAGATCGCGACGATCTCGTCCCACACCGCGGGGCCCGGATCGGCGATGCCCATTCTCTTCGCGGTGAAGCCCGTCATCCAGATGCCGGCGACGAAGCCGGCGACGATGAGCGCCCACCATTCGGGCACGGTCAGGTAGCGGTTCAGCGCGACGAACGTGAGCCAGCCGAACAGCGTGCCGAACGTGCCGGGCATGAACGGCGCGAGGCCGCTGCCGAAGCCGAGCGACACGATGTGCACCGGATGCGAGAACATGAACCGCACCGTCGCGCGGCGGCGCGCGATCTTCTGCGGGTCCTGCTGCGTTGCGGGCGAGGGCGCCGGCATGGGCGCCTGGCCGGGCTGGCCGGCGGAGTCGGCCGGACGGGGCGTCGGGTCAGTTGACATGGAAATGATCGAAACCGTGCAGCGTGAGCGAAAGCGGCGCGCCCGACGCGTCGCGCCACGTGACGGCGCGCGCGTCCGTCGGCGCGGACAAGCCGCGTATTGTACC
Above is a window of Burkholderia thailandensis E264 DNA encoding:
- a CDS encoding 2-dehydro-3-deoxy-6-phosphogalactonate aldolase: MPMDAEALRFPAPYAPHRALMRAFDACPMIAILRGVAPDEAAAHGAALYEAGFRVVEVPLNSPDPFDSIAALHAALPADAIVGAGTVLRAEYVDEVVRAGGELIVMPHADGDVVRRAKTLGIGCAPGVATPTEAFAALANGADVLKMFPAEQLGTQAVKAWRAVIDARVPLVPVGGITPENMGPYLAAGANGFGLGSALYAPGQTPAVTAARAQAFVNGWRIARKGAAR
- a CDS encoding SDR family oxidoreductase, which encodes MNRLAGKVALVTGAGRGIGAAIARAFAREGAAVAIAELDAALADETVDAIARDVADARVLAVPADVAQAESVAAALACTERAFGPLDVLVNNAGVNVFGDPLALAEEDWRRCFAIDLDGVWHGCRAALPGMVERGRGSIVNIASTHAFKIIPGCFPYPVAKHGVLGLTRALGVEYAPRNVRVNAIAPGYIETQSTHDWWNAQPDPEAARRETLALQPMKRIGRADEVAMTAVFLASDEAPFINASCITIDGGRSVLYHD
- a CDS encoding arabinose ABC transporter substrate-binding protein produces the protein MKRRTFITLAAAAAAAAAVAAAGLSAHAAEPVKIGFLVKQPEEPWFQDEWKFAEIAAKDKGFTLVKIGAPSGEKVMSAIDNLAAQKAQGFIICTPDVKLGPGIVAKAKSHGLKMMTVDDRLVDGAGKPIESVPHMGISAYDIGKQVGGGIAAEIKKRGWNMNEVGAIDITYEQLPTAHDRTAGATDALVAAGFPKANVIAAPQAKTDTENAFNAANIALTKNPKFKHWVAYGLNDEAVLGAVRAAEGRGFKAADMIGIGIGGSDSALSEFKKPQPTGFFGTVIISPKRHGEETSELMYAWITRGKAPPPLTLTTGMLATRENVAQVRETMGLAAK
- the araG gene encoding L-arabinose ABC transporter ATP-binding protein AraG, coding for MAAALRFDNIGKVFPGVRALDGISFDVQAGQVHGLMGENGAGKSTLLKILGGEYQPDSGGVLVDGQAMRFPSAAASIAAGVAVIHQELQYVPDLTVAENLLLGRLPSALGWVRKHTAQRFVRERLAAMGVDLDPQAKLRRLSIAQRQMVEICKALMRNARVIALDEPTSSLSHRETEVLFKLVDDLRRDGRALIYISHRMDEIYRLCDACTIFRDGRQVASHASLAQVPRETLVRQMVGREISDIYHYEPRALGDVRLSARALEGDALRSGASFDVRAGEIVGFFGLVGAGRSELMRVIYGADRRTGGALTLDGKPLDIRSTRDAIRHGIVLCPEDRKEEGIVAHASVAENINISCRRHALRAGLFLDLKREAETAERFIKLLKIKTPNRRQKIRFLSGGNQQKAILARWLAEPDLKVVILDEPTRGIDVGAKHEIYGVIYELAKRGCAIVMVSSELPEVLGVSDRIVVMREGRIAGELARGEANEEAVLNLALPQGAIAHAA
- the araH gene encoding L-arabinose ABC transporter permease AraH gives rise to the protein MQARENLPQAAAHAAVAPAEGRQRWRQHVADYSLVAIFAAMFVAMSLTVDHFFSIDNMLGLALSISQIGMVACTMMFCLASRDFDLSIGSTVAFAGVLCAMVLNATDNTFVAIAAAVAAGAVIGFVNGAVIAYLRINALITTLAMMEIVRGLGFIVSKGQAVGVSSETFIALGGLTLFGVSLPIWVTLACFVVFGVLLNQTVYGRNTLAIGGNPEASRLAGINVERTRVYIFLIQGAVTALAGVILASRITSGQPNAAQGFELNVISACVLGGVSLAGGRASISGVVIGVLIMGTVENVMNLLNIDAFYQYLVRGAILLAAVLLDQLKNRGARD
- a CDS encoding SDR family NAD(P)-dependent oxidoreductase, with the protein product MSDIASHRESNGARSAQDERYARYPSLAGRAVLITGGATGIGASFVEHFARQGARVAFVDLDEQAARALAARLADAAHEPVFVACDLTDIAALRGAIEAIRARIGPIAALVNNAANDVRHAIADVTPDSFDACIAVNLRHQFFAAQAVIDDMKRLGGGSIVNLGSISWMLKNAGYPVYASAKAAVQGLTRALARELGPFGIRVNTLVPGWVMTDKQRRLWLDDAGRAAIKAGQCIDAELLPGDLARMALFLAADDSRMITAQDVVVDGGWA
- a CDS encoding aldose 1-epimerase, producing the protein MTATQSRPTATDAAQTLQTRTARRAAAAHLVSPGPQTSRIARGAGVTETAIATLSNDMLRLDVAPHLGGGVTRFDWRGDGALTPIFRRCDAPGARTDPNDLACYSLLPYSNRIGGGRFECDGRLVRVPRNRSTEPLPIHGDGWLARWQLDDATDTQLCLSLDRSGGAPYAYRATQVYALDGATLTIALGIENTGAMRLPFGLGVHPFIVRDASTELAAAASGVWLSTPDWLPSRHVGTPAAWRFGIAYPLPGTLVNHAFTGWGGGATIAWPQRRLGLTIAADADCYVLYTPPGEPFFCFEPVDHPIDAVNLPGGGAAHGMTLLAPGERLMRRFRFTVARTDARAAPVARESKRRAIA
- the pyrF gene encoding orotidine-5'-phosphate decarboxylase produces the protein MSSTPTFIESLRAAWQRTNSLLCVGLDPEPAKFPAHLENQPDAIFDFCREIVDATAPFASAFKPQIAYFAAHRAEDQLERLIAHIHLQHPGLPVILDAKRGDIGSTAEQYAREAFERYRADAVTVNPYMGFDSIEPYLAYEDKGVIVLCRTSNPGGSDLQFLETGGRPLYQIVADLAANKWNAKTGQLALVVGATFPKEIELVRGIVGDMPLLIPGIGAQGGDVAATVAAGRTADGTGMMINSSRAILYASRDEDFAAAAARAAEQTRDAINAHR
- a CDS encoding CinA family protein; translated protein: MPTDSVVHQLAIRVGNKLRDEHLTLATAESCTGGMIATAITDISGSSGWFERGFVTYSNAAKIEMIGVPADLIDKHGAVSEPVARAMVEGALRNSRAQVALAVTGIAGPGGGSEHKPVGTVAFGWSNRLHTAVETLVFKGDREQIRVQAAAHALRGLIKLIDEQER
- a CDS encoding phosphatidylglycerophosphatase A family protein encodes the protein MSTDPTPRPADSAGQPGQAPMPAPSPATQQDPQKIARRRATVRFMFSHPVHIVSLGFGSGLAPFMPGTFGTLFGWLTFVALNRYLTVPEWWALIVAGFVAGIWMTGFTAKRMGIADPGPAVWDEIVAIWLVMLLVTPATFVEQLWAFVVFRFFDMVKPPPIRYFDRNLKGGFGIMFDDLIAALMTLFVIALWRSFGVR